One genomic window of Stigmatella ashevillena includes the following:
- a CDS encoding Fur family transcriptional regulator produces the protein MEEVRLVGGALPVNEQEKKEEVLNRYMEQHGLKSTRQRSLIIDTFFAIGGHLSVEELWSKVREQDAKVSVATVYRTMKLLNDCGLAHARNFGDGQTRYEAAAGREHHDHLICTRCGRIVEFENDRIEAMQEAVARKHGFTVTSHKMELYGLCRDCQRQPPVPKTEA, from the coding sequence ATGGAAGAAGTCCGGTTGGTGGGAGGTGCGCTGCCCGTGAACGAGCAGGAGAAGAAGGAAGAAGTCCTCAACCGCTACATGGAGCAGCATGGCCTGAAGAGCACGCGCCAGCGCAGCCTCATCATCGACACGTTCTTCGCCATTGGCGGTCACCTGTCGGTGGAGGAGTTGTGGAGCAAGGTGCGTGAGCAGGATGCCAAGGTGTCGGTGGCCACCGTGTACCGGACGATGAAGCTGCTCAACGACTGCGGCCTGGCCCATGCGCGCAACTTCGGGGACGGGCAGACCCGTTACGAGGCAGCGGCGGGGCGAGAGCACCATGATCACCTCATCTGTACCCGCTGTGGCCGCATCGTGGAGTTCGAGAACGATCGCATCGAGGCCATGCAAGAGGCCGTGGCGCGCAAGCACGGCTTCACGGTGACATCCCACAAGATGGAGCTGTACGGCCTGTGCCGTGACTGTCAGCGCCAGCCGCCCGTGCCCAAGACCGAGGCATGA
- a CDS encoding TlpA family protein disulfide reductase, whose protein sequence is MSRPSRAWVCALLLAGAACRSTPDAVEAPGEGFLGALRLPSVGPVPYRPRSLSGKVVLVSFFATWCFPCVAEVPTLQALQRDQGPEGFQVVAVGMDLEGARVLAPYAEHAALNYPMLLADEYLRAGRTAFGRIGALPMTVILDREGRAVAAWQGMSERGELEKTVKKALAR, encoded by the coding sequence ATGAGCCGTCCGAGCCGGGCCTGGGTGTGCGCGCTGTTGCTGGCGGGGGCCGCGTGTCGGAGTACCCCCGATGCCGTGGAGGCGCCCGGAGAGGGCTTCCTCGGCGCTTTGAGGCTGCCGTCGGTGGGGCCCGTGCCGTACCGCCCCAGGAGCCTGTCTGGAAAGGTGGTGCTGGTCAGTTTCTTCGCGACATGGTGTTTCCCCTGTGTCGCGGAAGTGCCCACATTGCAGGCGCTTCAGCGCGATCAGGGTCCCGAGGGGTTCCAGGTCGTCGCCGTGGGGATGGATCTGGAAGGGGCCCGGGTGCTGGCGCCTTACGCCGAGCATGCGGCGCTCAACTACCCGATGTTGCTGGCGGATGAGTACCTTCGCGCCGGGCGGACGGCCTTCGGACGGATCGGCGCGCTGCCCATGACGGTCATCCTCGATCGGGAGGGCAGGGCGGTGGCCGCCTGGCAGGGTATGTCCGAGCGCGGGGAACTGGAGAAGACGGTGAAGAAGGCGCTGGCCCGCTAG
- a CDS encoding FtsB family cell division protein, giving the protein MTARGKFLVVGVVAGALSLASVADARGFRRYLTLRRDVETLQERNRTLAEQNEALRREIQALRKEPAALERAAREELGYVKPGEIVFHLEAP; this is encoded by the coding sequence ATGACGGCGCGCGGAAAGTTCCTGGTGGTGGGGGTGGTGGCGGGGGCCCTGTCCTTGGCCTCCGTGGCCGATGCCCGAGGCTTCCGCCGCTACCTCACGCTGCGGCGGGATGTGGAGACGCTCCAGGAGCGCAACCGCACGCTGGCTGAGCAGAACGAGGCCCTTCGCCGCGAGATTCAAGCGCTGCGCAAGGAGCCCGCCGCCCTCGAGCGCGCCGCGCGCGAGGAGCTCGGCTATGTGAAGCCGGGCGAGATCGTCTTCCACCTGGAGGCGCCATGA
- a CDS encoding efflux RND transporter permease subunit, protein MFVDFFIRRPVFAAVCSIVLTLVGLIAIPTLPISQYPDLAPPQVTVTSTYVGASAEVVESAVTIPLEQELNGVEGMRYISSTSANDGTSQITITFEPTRDIEVAAVDVQNRVSRASARVPSQVNQTGIVVNKASSQMLLTLGLSSPDNRYDAKFLSNYADVNLKDAIKRVRGVGEVRIFGERKFSMRLWLDPTSMASRGLTPQDVVRALQEQNLQVAAGQVGQPPSSEEQPYQMAVRAHGRLIEPEEFGEIVLQRSADGRLVRVKDVGRVELGAENYGTIMRFNGKTGIGIAIFQLPTANALDVRDGVVKEMDRLAQQFPPGLEYQTGNDTTLAVRASVNEVVHTLIEAIALVILVIFLFLHGWRSVLITALTLPVSLVGTFAFVYLMGFSINTLTLFGLTLATGLVVDDAIVVIENIERLMAEKRLSPMKAAREGMKEVSGAVVAISIVLVAVFIPVALFPGTTGSIYRQFALTIAVSVGLSTFCALTLTPALSARLLRHHHGQKWIFFRKVDQALDWTRDVYSRSLHRMLKHPVLILIAFLLSIVGTVALFRAAPTGFIPDEDQGYMMITIQGPEGMSLAQTEKVLIEVENILKGLPEVKTVFSIGGFSFQGNGPNFATVFVPLHPWEQRTKPGQSVPALVEKLRGPLSAIGGARVLPFQPPAIRGVGNVGGFQFIVEDTAGGRTLDELAATTQELVAKGNEDGQLRGVFTSFNADTPLLDVEVDRQKAKALGVPIEQIFGTMQVYMGSQYVNDFNYANRTYRVYLQAEQQFRDSAQDIGGFYVRADSGAMIPLESLVKVEPTVSAQVIRHYNLFRSAEINGQPTPGVSSGQALDVMDEIATANLPQGMSTEWTGISLEQKQSGGQTAIIFALGLLFVFLVLAAQYESFTLPFVIILSVPLAVTGALGLQMARGFANDVFCQVGLVMLVGLASKNAILIVEFAEQLREQGKSAVDAVVEAASVRLRPILMTSIAFLLGVVPLMTASGAGAASRNSLGTAVFGGMLVSTVVNFIFIPGLYVLMQRLRGEAKRTTEEEAEISPAPSH, encoded by the coding sequence GTGTTCGTCGACTTCTTCATTCGTAGACCCGTCTTCGCCGCCGTCTGCTCCATCGTGCTGACGCTGGTGGGGCTCATTGCCATCCCCACGCTGCCCATCTCCCAGTATCCGGACCTCGCGCCGCCCCAGGTCACCGTCACCAGCACCTACGTGGGCGCGAGCGCCGAGGTGGTGGAGAGCGCCGTCACCATCCCGCTCGAGCAGGAGCTCAACGGCGTGGAGGGCATGCGCTACATCAGCTCCACCAGCGCCAACGACGGCACGAGCCAGATCACCATCACCTTCGAGCCCACGCGCGACATCGAGGTGGCCGCCGTCGATGTGCAGAACCGGGTGAGCCGTGCCTCGGCGCGCGTGCCCTCCCAGGTGAACCAGACGGGCATCGTCGTCAACAAGGCCTCCAGCCAGATGCTGCTGACGCTGGGCCTGTCGAGCCCCGACAACCGCTATGACGCGAAGTTCCTCAGCAACTACGCCGACGTGAACCTGAAGGACGCCATCAAGCGCGTCCGGGGCGTGGGCGAGGTGCGCATCTTCGGCGAGCGCAAGTTCTCGATGCGCCTGTGGCTGGATCCCACCTCCATGGCCAGCCGGGGCCTCACTCCCCAGGACGTGGTGCGGGCCCTCCAGGAGCAGAACCTCCAGGTGGCCGCCGGGCAGGTGGGACAGCCTCCGTCGAGCGAGGAGCAGCCCTATCAAATGGCGGTGCGCGCGCACGGCCGGCTCATCGAGCCCGAGGAGTTCGGGGAGATCGTCCTCCAGCGCAGCGCCGACGGGCGCCTCGTGCGGGTGAAGGACGTGGGCCGGGTGGAGCTGGGAGCGGAGAACTACGGGACGATCATGCGCTTCAACGGGAAGACGGGCATCGGCATCGCCATCTTCCAGTTGCCCACCGCCAACGCGCTCGATGTGCGCGATGGCGTCGTCAAGGAGATGGACCGGCTTGCCCAGCAGTTTCCCCCCGGGCTCGAGTACCAGACGGGCAATGACACCACGCTGGCGGTGCGGGCCTCCGTCAACGAGGTGGTTCACACCCTGATTGAAGCCATCGCGCTGGTGATCCTCGTCATCTTCCTGTTCCTTCACGGGTGGCGCAGCGTGCTCATCACCGCGCTCACCCTGCCGGTGTCCTTGGTGGGCACCTTCGCCTTCGTGTACCTGATGGGCTTCTCCATCAACACGCTGACCCTCTTTGGCCTGACACTGGCCACGGGCCTCGTCGTGGATGACGCCATCGTGGTCATCGAGAACATCGAGCGGTTGATGGCCGAGAAGCGGCTGTCGCCCATGAAGGCGGCCAGAGAGGGCATGAAGGAAGTGTCGGGCGCCGTGGTGGCCATCTCCATCGTGCTGGTGGCGGTGTTCATCCCCGTGGCGCTGTTTCCTGGCACCACCGGCTCCATCTACCGCCAGTTCGCGCTGACGATTGCTGTGTCGGTGGGTCTGTCCACCTTCTGCGCCCTCACGCTGACGCCCGCCCTGAGCGCGCGGCTGCTCAGGCACCACCACGGGCAGAAGTGGATCTTCTTCCGCAAGGTGGATCAGGCGCTGGATTGGACGCGGGATGTCTACAGCCGGTCGCTGCACCGGATGCTGAAGCACCCCGTGCTCATTCTCATCGCGTTCCTGCTGAGCATCGTCGGCACGGTGGCACTCTTCCGCGCGGCGCCCACGGGCTTCATCCCCGACGAGGATCAGGGCTACATGATGATCACCATCCAGGGGCCCGAGGGCATGTCGCTGGCGCAGACCGAGAAGGTCCTGATCGAGGTGGAAAACATCCTGAAGGGCCTGCCTGAGGTGAAGACCGTCTTCTCCATCGGCGGATTCTCCTTCCAGGGCAATGGCCCCAACTTCGCCACCGTCTTCGTTCCCCTGCATCCCTGGGAGCAGCGGACGAAGCCAGGGCAGTCCGTGCCCGCGCTGGTGGAGAAGCTGCGTGGGCCGCTGAGCGCCATCGGCGGGGCGAGGGTGTTGCCGTTCCAGCCCCCGGCCATCCGTGGCGTGGGCAACGTGGGTGGTTTCCAGTTCATCGTCGAGGACACGGCGGGCGGGCGCACGCTGGACGAACTGGCCGCGACCACCCAGGAACTGGTGGCCAAGGGCAACGAGGATGGCCAGTTGCGCGGTGTCTTCACCTCCTTCAACGCGGACACGCCGCTCCTGGATGTCGAGGTGGATCGTCAGAAGGCCAAGGCGCTCGGGGTTCCGATCGAGCAGATCTTCGGCACGATGCAGGTCTACATGGGCAGCCAGTACGTGAACGACTTCAACTACGCGAACCGGACCTACCGCGTGTACCTGCAAGCCGAGCAGCAGTTCCGCGACAGCGCGCAGGACATCGGTGGCTTCTACGTTCGCGCGGACAGTGGGGCGATGATTCCGCTGGAGTCGCTGGTGAAGGTGGAGCCCACCGTGTCCGCCCAGGTCATCCGGCACTACAACCTGTTCCGCTCGGCGGAGATCAACGGCCAGCCGACGCCCGGCGTGTCATCCGGCCAGGCGCTGGACGTGATGGATGAGATCGCCACGGCGAACCTGCCGCAGGGCATGAGCACCGAGTGGACGGGCATCAGCTTGGAGCAGAAGCAGAGCGGCGGGCAGACGGCGATCATCTTCGCGCTGGGCCTCTTGTTCGTGTTCCTGGTGCTGGCGGCGCAGTACGAGAGCTTCACCCTGCCGTTCGTCATCATCCTCTCGGTTCCCTTGGCGGTCACGGGAGCGCTGGGTTTGCAGATGGCGCGAGGCTTCGCCAACGACGTCTTCTGCCAGGTGGGACTGGTGATGCTGGTGGGCCTTGCCAGCAAGAACGCCATCCTCATCGTGGAGTTCGCCGAGCAGCTTCGCGAGCAGGGCAAGTCCGCGGTGGACGCGGTGGTGGAGGCGGCGAGCGTGCGCCTGCGGCCCATCCTGATGACCTCCATCGCCTTCCTCCTGGGCGTGGTGCCACTGATGACGGCGTCGGGCGCGGGCGCTGCCTCGCGTAACTCCCTGGGCACGGCGGTCTTCGGCGGAATGCTGGTGTCCACCGTGGTCAACTTCATCTTCATCCCTGGCCTCTACGTGCTGATGCAGCGGCTGAGGGGAGAGGCGAAGCGGACCACGGAGGAAGAGGCGGAGATCTCCCCAGCGCCGTCGCACTGA
- a CDS encoding efflux RND transporter periplasmic adaptor subunit: protein MRLVKRMRPLRVLAVGVYGAALVAGAVGCAKPPAKAPPPPREIEVVNLAPSEVRDTGEYLGTLQSRQSVTLLPQVAGYVRSIHVKPGQKVEAGAPLIDVDARGESAAVENARAQRSSREVDLELARRTLARTEALHKEGLTSVQELERVQAQVDAAEAASRAASAQLTQREVQLQFHVVRAPFAGTVGDIVVRVGDSVGLSTVLTSVAQADVLEVSVAVPSERARALRTDTPLEILDSRGKVLLSSTVFFVAPQADPRTQLVEVRAAFRNTEGLRPSELVRARIVYSTRHALQLPVLAVVRQSGQPFALVVREKEGKTVVERRPIQLGTLGEMAYVVESGLKEGEQVAVTSLQALRDGALVKVKPAAPIQMGKEASVGGGGAVGGSR from the coding sequence ATGCGACTGGTGAAAAGGATGCGCCCCCTGAGGGTGTTGGCTGTAGGCGTTTACGGGGCAGCGTTGGTCGCGGGTGCCGTGGGGTGTGCCAAGCCGCCGGCCAAGGCACCTCCGCCTCCGCGTGAGATCGAAGTCGTGAACCTGGCGCCCAGCGAGGTGCGTGACACCGGCGAGTACCTCGGGACGCTCCAGTCGCGGCAGAGCGTCACCCTGTTGCCCCAGGTCGCCGGCTACGTGCGGTCGATCCATGTGAAGCCGGGCCAGAAGGTGGAGGCAGGCGCACCCCTCATTGATGTGGATGCGCGCGGCGAGTCGGCCGCGGTCGAGAACGCCCGTGCCCAGCGCAGCTCCCGGGAAGTGGATCTTGAGCTGGCGCGCCGCACGCTGGCCCGCACCGAGGCCCTCCACAAGGAGGGACTGACGAGCGTCCAGGAACTGGAGCGCGTCCAGGCCCAGGTCGACGCCGCCGAGGCCGCCTCGCGGGCCGCCAGCGCCCAGCTGACCCAGCGCGAGGTGCAGCTCCAGTTCCACGTGGTGCGCGCCCCCTTCGCGGGAACCGTGGGCGACATCGTGGTCCGTGTGGGGGACTCGGTCGGACTCTCGACGGTCCTGACCAGCGTGGCCCAGGCGGATGTGCTCGAGGTGAGCGTCGCGGTGCCCTCCGAGCGGGCCCGCGCGCTGCGGACCGACACGCCGCTGGAGATCCTCGACTCCCGGGGCAAGGTGCTGCTCTCCAGCACCGTCTTCTTCGTCGCGCCGCAGGCGGACCCTCGCACGCAGCTCGTGGAGGTCCGGGCCGCCTTCCGCAACACCGAGGGCCTGCGTCCCAGCGAACTGGTGCGCGCGCGCATCGTCTACTCCACGCGCCACGCCTTGCAGCTGCCGGTGCTCGCGGTGGTGCGCCAGAGTGGCCAGCCCTTCGCGCTCGTGGTGCGTGAGAAGGAAGGCAAGACGGTGGTGGAGCGTCGGCCCATCCAACTCGGGACCCTCGGAGAGATGGCCTACGTGGTGGAGAGTGGGTTGAAGGAGGGGGAGCAGGTGGCGGTCACCTCGTTGCAGGCCCTGCGGGATGGGGCGCTGGTGAAGGTGAAGCCGGCCGCTCCCATCCAGATGGGCAAAGAAGCCAGCGTGGGTGGCGGCGGCGCGGTTGGGGGCAGCCGCTAG
- a CDS encoding sensor domain-containing diguanylate cyclase: MNAFSAVPLMPKIVRHAVRSVSLVAVLLVFIHLARGGFRGLHTLGWTEACLVMFLLVGLGGSALRRLRRNALGSVIELRDDLELGGGLIAAAFIVVAIGGAALFPLIYLLMAFLVAFLLPRAGMTLLGVALAFDGLVTLGGPGASNGAAFVTHAIFLSLFAGMYHVVLSARIAAARHAESGAVQKRIKEVEERARTFRLISSGTQDSFSGMNQDEKWLVASVKEVEGAVGAALEVAETALRTHTCASFLLDSDDRGLKLHDCRSASDRVQRERFHSGEGIIGGVLKRRAPVRMNSLNGLKGITYYESAPEVQAVLAVPIIETGGLVRGVLVADRITNDPFTDQDERLLTTLAGEVLRAIEVERVMTYIRKSRDEKDRFFRAIEELNRAGNPEQVFIAVLESARQVASLDFCAVTLVSEVDGKRMHRVARMTGVTAGGKALEGQAFPDNNGLVANVVRYGAPLPGRDIKAMERQIVFDEETQIKGLGALKIFPLTAGDRILGTLVVGSRKKVLDADVLRMLEVMAIQAAQAVLRAQLFEQMERMATTDGLTGLLNHRTFQSKADEHLAQARRYQRKLSLILTDIDHFKSVNDTYGHPTGDAVLRGVAKILRDKARDTDIVARYGGEEFAIIMPETDAKGALVIAERIREAVKAEVFQTEMGPLKVTLSLGISTGPDHGYDKQHLIDLSDQCLYHAKRNGRNQSVTVAQMQGGRKLQVAEAG; this comes from the coding sequence ATGAACGCGTTCTCGGCAGTCCCCTTGATGCCCAAGATCGTCCGCCATGCGGTCCGGTCGGTTTCCCTGGTGGCCGTGCTGCTGGTCTTCATTCACCTGGCCCGAGGGGGGTTCCGGGGGCTGCACACGCTCGGGTGGACGGAGGCGTGCCTCGTCATGTTCCTGCTGGTGGGACTGGGCGGGTCGGCCTTGCGCCGCCTCCGGCGCAATGCCCTGGGCTCGGTGATCGAGCTGCGGGACGATCTGGAACTGGGCGGTGGCCTCATCGCCGCGGCCTTCATCGTCGTGGCCATCGGGGGCGCGGCGCTGTTTCCCCTCATCTATCTGTTGATGGCGTTCCTGGTGGCCTTTCTGCTGCCCAGGGCGGGGATGACGCTGCTGGGCGTGGCGCTGGCCTTCGATGGGCTGGTGACCTTGGGCGGACCGGGGGCGAGCAACGGCGCCGCCTTCGTCACGCACGCGATCTTCCTGTCACTCTTCGCGGGCATGTACCACGTGGTGCTCTCGGCTCGGATCGCCGCCGCCCGCCACGCGGAGAGCGGCGCGGTGCAGAAGCGCATCAAGGAGGTGGAGGAGCGTGCGCGCACCTTCCGCCTCATCAGCTCGGGCACCCAAGACAGCTTCAGCGGGATGAACCAGGACGAGAAGTGGCTGGTGGCCTCCGTGAAGGAAGTCGAGGGCGCGGTGGGCGCGGCGCTGGAGGTGGCCGAAACGGCCTTGCGCACCCATACGTGTGCCTCCTTCCTGCTCGACTCGGATGACCGGGGCCTGAAGCTGCACGATTGCCGCTCTGCCTCGGACCGCGTCCAGCGAGAGCGTTTCCACTCGGGCGAGGGCATCATCGGTGGGGTGCTCAAGCGCCGGGCTCCGGTGCGCATGAACTCGCTGAACGGGCTCAAGGGCATCACCTATTACGAGAGTGCTCCCGAGGTGCAGGCCGTGCTGGCCGTGCCCATCATCGAGACCGGGGGGCTGGTGCGCGGGGTGCTGGTGGCGGACCGCATCACGAATGATCCGTTCACCGATCAGGATGAGCGGCTGCTGACCACCCTGGCGGGCGAGGTGCTGCGCGCCATCGAGGTGGAGCGGGTGATGACGTACATCCGCAAGAGCCGGGATGAGAAGGACCGGTTCTTCCGCGCCATCGAGGAGCTCAACCGCGCGGGCAATCCGGAGCAGGTCTTCATCGCGGTGCTGGAGAGCGCGCGGCAGGTGGCCAGCCTGGACTTCTGCGCCGTGACGCTGGTGAGTGAAGTGGACGGCAAGCGCATGCACCGGGTGGCGCGGATGACGGGCGTCACGGCCGGGGGCAAGGCGCTGGAGGGCCAAGCCTTCCCGGACAACAACGGGTTGGTGGCCAACGTGGTGCGCTATGGCGCGCCGCTGCCGGGCCGGGACATCAAGGCGATGGAGCGGCAGATCGTCTTCGACGAGGAGACGCAGATCAAAGGCCTGGGCGCGCTGAAGATCTTCCCGCTCACCGCGGGCGACCGGATCCTCGGCACGCTGGTGGTGGGCTCGCGCAAGAAGGTGCTGGACGCGGACGTGCTGCGGATGCTGGAGGTGATGGCCATCCAGGCCGCGCAGGCGGTGCTTCGCGCCCAGCTCTTCGAGCAGATGGAGCGCATGGCCACCACGGATGGCCTCACCGGGCTGCTCAACCACCGCACCTTCCAGAGCAAGGCGGATGAGCATCTGGCGCAGGCGCGGCGCTACCAGCGCAAGCTGTCGCTCATCCTCACGGACATCGATCACTTCAAGAGCGTCAACGACACCTACGGTCACCCCACGGGGGATGCCGTGCTTCGGGGCGTGGCGAAGATCCTCCGCGACAAGGCGCGCGACACGGACATCGTGGCCCGCTACGGCGGCGAGGAGTTCGCCATCATCATGCCGGAGACGGACGCCAAGGGCGCGCTGGTCATCGCCGAGCGCATTCGCGAGGCCGTGAAGGCCGAGGTCTTCCAGACGGAGATGGGGCCGCTGAAGGTGACGCTGTCCTTGGGCATCTCGACGGGGCCGGACCACGGCTACGACAAGCAGCACCTCATCGATCTGTCGGACCAGTGCCTGTACCACGCGAAGCGGAATGGCCGGAACCAGTCGGTGACGGTGGCCCAGATGCAAGGCGGCCGGAAGCTCCAGGTGGCGGAAGCGGGGTAG
- a CDS encoding TolC family protein: MLVPAPSAARQVSSWEEALGMLRERSSDLRIAQTNVQRAGALWRQALSALLPNARLTGGIGHDLLNPDVPVLASSGSPVVGQQGTGEKAPSVPLVSGTASLTQSLVNVSAWRALSAADASEEGAQSNLQDVQRRLTLGLAQALVATVAAERTAELNRVGLRQALERSALTQRSFELGAGTQLDVVRVRQDVEVARASLISGDEQLRRAREALGLTLGLPEAVGVKTSFQLQGLVEQTRAECAPLKALSERPDLVAARAQVAAARDSKRQASAGYLPTLGLSSNLLAYTTDPGFGTVPTWSISAILSVPIWEGGLREGLVRERAALEAQASETLLRTGREVEVEVARARRSVEVSETLVKTATSAQELAERTDQLTRRAFEVGRGSSLELVQSGAALRQAQLALALREFELVQARLSAFLTEARCDW, from the coding sequence ATGCTCGTCCCTGCGCCCTCGGCGGCGCGGCAGGTCAGCAGCTGGGAGGAAGCGCTCGGAATGCTGCGCGAGCGCTCCTCGGACTTGCGGATTGCCCAGACGAACGTCCAGCGCGCCGGCGCGCTGTGGCGCCAGGCCCTGTCGGCGCTCCTGCCCAACGCGCGCCTGACGGGGGGCATTGGACACGATCTGCTCAACCCCGACGTCCCCGTGCTGGCGTCCTCGGGAAGCCCCGTGGTGGGACAGCAGGGCACGGGAGAGAAGGCACCGAGCGTGCCGCTCGTGAGTGGCACCGCGTCGCTGACGCAGTCCCTGGTGAATGTCAGCGCCTGGCGCGCGTTGTCGGCCGCCGATGCGAGCGAAGAAGGGGCCCAGTCGAACCTTCAAGATGTGCAGCGCCGCCTCACGCTGGGGTTGGCCCAGGCGCTGGTGGCCACCGTGGCCGCCGAGCGGACCGCGGAGCTGAACCGCGTGGGTTTGCGGCAGGCCCTCGAGCGCTCCGCGCTGACCCAGCGCTCGTTTGAGCTGGGGGCAGGCACCCAGCTCGATGTGGTGCGGGTGCGCCAGGACGTGGAAGTGGCACGCGCCTCGCTCATCTCGGGAGACGAGCAACTGCGCCGTGCCCGTGAGGCCTTGGGGTTGACGCTGGGCTTGCCCGAGGCGGTGGGGGTGAAGACGTCCTTTCAGCTCCAGGGGTTGGTGGAGCAGACCCGCGCCGAGTGCGCGCCGCTGAAGGCCTTGAGCGAGCGGCCGGATCTGGTGGCCGCGCGTGCGCAGGTGGCGGCGGCGCGGGACAGCAAGCGTCAGGCCTCCGCGGGCTATCTGCCCACCCTGGGGCTCTCCAGCAACCTGTTGGCCTACACCACCGATCCAGGGTTCGGGACCGTGCCCACTTGGAGCATCTCCGCCATTCTCTCGGTGCCCATCTGGGAAGGCGGCCTGCGGGAGGGGCTCGTGAGGGAGCGCGCGGCGCTCGAGGCGCAGGCGTCCGAGACGCTGCTGCGCACGGGCCGTGAGGTCGAGGTGGAGGTGGCGCGTGCCCGGCGGAGCGTGGAGGTGTCCGAAACATTGGTGAAGACGGCGACCAGCGCGCAGGAGCTGGCGGAGCGGACGGATCAATTGACCCGCCGCGCTTTCGAGGTCGGCCGTGGCAGCAGCCTCGAGTTGGTGCAGAGCGGGGCGGCCTTGCGCCAGGCGCAATTGGCCCTGGCCCTGAGAGAGTTTGAGCTCGTGCAAGCGAGACTGAGTGCATTTTTGACGGAGGCCCGATGCGACTGGTGA
- a CDS encoding MarR family winged helix-turn-helix transcriptional regulator, producing MTLAEQVASLRRTLHRFITRRLSKRTRRPFQHLLALKYIALQEARTQASLAERLMVDAPAASRLVDRLEDDGLVKRCAGVDRRCVRLEVTPASQEHLEVLSEAAHWVESEASRHLSVPELNELKRLLEKVQTGMGQSLEDPCASDSEPLAKEA from the coding sequence ATGACTCTCGCCGAGCAAGTGGCATCTCTGCGTCGCACTTTGCACCGGTTCATCACCCGCCGGCTGAGCAAGCGAACACGGAGGCCGTTTCAACATCTACTGGCCTTGAAATACATCGCCTTACAGGAGGCGCGCACCCAGGCGTCCCTGGCGGAGCGCCTGATGGTGGACGCGCCCGCGGCAAGCCGATTGGTGGATCGGTTGGAGGACGATGGCCTTGTGAAGCGCTGCGCGGGCGTGGATCGGCGCTGTGTGCGCCTGGAAGTCACACCTGCGTCCCAGGAGCATCTGGAAGTGCTGAGCGAGGCGGCCCACTGGGTGGAGAGCGAGGCGAGCCGACACCTGTCCGTGCCGGAGCTGAACGAGCTGAAACGCCTGCTGGAGAAGGTGCAGACCGGGATGGGCCAGAGCCTCGAAGACCCGTGCGCCTCCGACTCCGAGCCCTTGGCAAAAGAGGCCTGA
- a CDS encoding MBOAT family protein — protein MLRDVWLLGLFAGGLYGAALGAGLLAAGPPWRRGLAVLVSCAALALPFLVPYEYPTFRAFLGLGGIWFMARVVELVKSSRSLSPQQRMWHAVALIDVRKARKISPRLDGAALTRLLVAAPLVVLAWGLLAYGSPLLPGGFRLAVRWGAGLVFLYMAVEVCVALVLLVYGRLGWDPRPLHEDPLLSRTISEFWNQRWNQIVHRFLRQYVFVPMARRSNAWGGTAAVFAVSGLGHAFFMLPAVGPFYAGMMGAFFLIQLPWLWLERVLAVRRWPAPLAHLWTVSLLGGSSPLFIEPILQIVDTWSRG, from the coding sequence ATGCTGCGGGATGTGTGGCTCCTCGGCCTCTTCGCGGGAGGGTTGTATGGAGCCGCGCTGGGGGCGGGGCTGCTCGCGGCGGGCCCACCCTGGCGCCGTGGCCTGGCCGTGCTCGTCTCGTGCGCGGCGCTCGCGCTTCCCTTCTTGGTTCCCTATGAGTACCCGACCTTCCGCGCCTTCCTGGGGCTCGGTGGCATCTGGTTCATGGCCCGCGTCGTGGAACTGGTGAAGTCCTCCCGGAGCCTCTCTCCGCAGCAACGGATGTGGCATGCCGTTGCCCTCATCGATGTCCGCAAGGCCCGGAAGATCTCTCCCCGGCTTGATGGGGCCGCGTTGACGCGTCTGTTGGTGGCGGCTCCCCTCGTGGTGCTCGCCTGGGGGCTTCTGGCGTACGGGAGCCCCCTGCTCCCAGGAGGCTTTCGCCTCGCCGTGCGTTGGGGGGCGGGCCTCGTCTTCCTGTACATGGCGGTCGAGGTCTGCGTGGCCCTCGTGCTCCTCGTCTATGGGCGGCTGGGATGGGATCCGCGTCCCCTCCACGAGGATCCACTCCTCTCGCGGACGATCTCGGAGTTCTGGAACCAGCGCTGGAACCAGATCGTCCACCGCTTTCTGAGGCAGTACGTCTTTGTCCCCATGGCCCGGCGGAGCAACGCCTGGGGAGGGACGGCCGCGGTGTTTGCGGTGAGTGGCCTCGGCCATGCCTTCTTCATGCTGCCGGCCGTGGGTCCGTTCTATGCCGGGATGATGGGCGCTTTCTTTCTGATCCAACTTCCCTGGCTGTGGCTGGAGCGTGTCCTGGCGGTGAGACGATGGCCAGCGCCGCTGGCCCATCTCTGGACGGTGAGCCTGCTGGGGGGCAGCTCACCGCTGTTCATCGAACCCATTCTCCAGATCGTCGATACCTGGAGCCGGGGCTGA